The Pyrus communis chromosome 9, drPyrComm1.1, whole genome shotgun sequence genome has a segment encoding these proteins:
- the LOC137744220 gene encoding transcription repressor OFP6-like produces the protein MPTTTRRKLRLSKVTVDIGCSCRKPIKLFQIFHPKPKPSSKTLKQNKYNHFPPPSSSSSTPSNNNNNNKVYKDDCAPFLVTNSDAKATRPVRGFGRIGNESVAVEKDSGDPYLDFRHSMLQMILENEIYSKDDLRELLNCFLQLNSPCNHGIIIRAFTEIWNAVFSVRSGRSTLLHFASNKSRDY, from the coding sequence ATGCCTACAACAACCAGAAGAAAGCTCCGGTTGAGCAAAGTCACGGTCGACATAGGATGCAGCTGCAGAAAACCTATTAAGCTCTTCCAAATATTccaccctaaacctaaaccctcctccaaaaccctaaaacaaaacaagtacAACCACttccctcctccttcttcttcttcttcaaccccaagcaacaataacaacaacaacaaagtctaCAAAGACGACTGTGCTCCATTTTTAGTCACAAATTCCGACGCAAAAGCCACGAGACCCGTCAGGGGCTTCGGTAGAATCGGCAACGAGAGCGTGGCTGTGGAGAAAGACTCCGGCGACCCTTACTTGGACTTTCGACACTCGATGCTGCAGATGATACTGGAGAACGAGATATACTCGAAAGACGATCTCCGGGAGCTTCTCAACTGTTTCCTGCAGCTCAACTCGCCCTGCAACCACGGCATTATTATCAGGGCCTTCACTGAGATCTGGAATGCTGTTTTCTCTGTCAGGTCTGGACGTTCGACGTTGCTGCACTTTGCGAGCAACAAGTCACGTGACTACTAG